The Elusimicrobiota bacterium sequence TCCTCCACCGTCGCCACGTCTTTGATGCGGAAGAGACGGGTGAGCGGCGCTCCGTTCCGCGAAGGGATGACCAGGTTTTCAAAATCCTCTGGCTTCCCCACCTCGCCCATGACTCGGAGGTTCCACTCTTGGGTGGGAGACGTCAAATAACCGGCGGGCCGCTCGGCGTGTTCCGTTTGAACGGCGGCCACCACGTCTTGGACGGTGATCTCCGTGGCCTGGAGTTTCTTGGGATCCAACCACACCCGGAGGGACGGGGCCGAGTATCCGCCCAAAAACACGTTGCCGACGCCGGGGATGGTGGTGAACTCCTGTTTCAAATCGTCCCGCACGTATTCCATGAGGTATCGGAGGGGCCGGTCGCCGGACAGGGACAGCCACATGAAGGGCTGGTCTTCGGGGTTGAACTTGGCGATGACGGGAGGATCCAAATCCTTGGGCAGGTTGAACTGGGCCTGGGAAATGGCGCTCTGGACCTCCTGAAGAGCCACATCCACGTCTGTTTTCAAATCAAACTCGATGATGATGGATGCCTGGCCGAGGCGGGAGGTGGAGTTGATTTTCTTGACGCCTTTGACCGAGGTGATGGCGTCTTCCATCACGTCCACCACGTCCGTTTCAATGACTTCGGGGGAGGCGCCCTCCCAATGGGTGGAGACGCTGATGATGGGGAAATCCACGTCCGGGAGCTGGCTTTTTCCGATGGAAAGAAAACCGATCACGCCGAAGAGAATCATGCCCAGCATGAGCATCCAGGCGAAGACGGGATTTTTGATGGCGAGGTCGGAGAGTCTCATGGGAGGGCTCCCGTGCTGATGATCAGGGCGACATAGCGCCGCTTCACTTCCACCCGCGCGTCGATCCAAGCGCGTTTGGCCGCCTGCATCAGGTTCATGGCGTTCAAGACGTCCAGGTTCGTCACGAGGCCCAAGCGGTATTCTCGCCGTTGGGCTTCGTAACTTTTTTGAGAGGCCCCGTAGGCTTCTTCCAACGCCTGGGCCTCTTCCCGGGAAGCGGTCCAGCTTTCAAAGGATTTTTTGACATCGGTGCGGACTTGCCGCTCCATATGGCCCAGGGTTTGTTGGGCCTGCTCGAGCCCGGACTTGGCTTCCTTGACTCGGGCGCTCACGGTGCCGCCCTGGTAGAGGGGCACGCTTAAAGACAACAGGAGATCCCAGTCGATGGGTTCGAAAAAAGCGGGGCGTTGGGTGTAGTAGTTGCCTCGGAGGCCGGCCGTGGGCCAAAAGGAGCCTTTTTCATAGCGAACCCGGAGGTGTTGGGCCAAAACCTCCTGGCGCTGGGCTTCCAGGTCCGGCCGTTTTTCGGCCTGGGATAAAAAGGCGGGAAGGGTTTCGGAGGTGGTTCCGTCCAACGAGTCCTCCAGGGGGATTGATCCGATTTCTTGACCCACCAGGAAGGACAGGTTTTCCCGGGCCACCCGGATTTGTCCCCGGAGCCGGACCCGGATGGCGTTCAGGGCCGCCAACTGGGATTCCGCGCTAAAAACCTCGCCTTCCCGGGACTTCCCGAGCCGCAAAAAAGACTTGAGTTCCTTGGTCCGGTCCCCGGCGAGGGCGACGGAAGTTTCGGAGTTTTCCAACGCGGCCTCCAGTCCCACGACGTCATAGAAGGCCCCGGCCACCCGATCGAAAAGTTGCAATTCCGCGTAACGGAGGGTCCAGCGGTCCCGGGCCTCCTGTTTTTGGAAACCGGACCAGGCGGAAAATTCTTTGAGTCCGGAAAACAGGGTTTGTTCCAGGGTGAATTTGGATTCCACCTGGTTTTTCTCCAAAAATCCGCCGAAGTTGTTTCCTCCTGTTCCGCTCCCGTCCTGCCAGGTGTCCCCCCAATTCCAACGGACCTGGGGAAAAGCCCCGCCCAAGGAGGCCCGGGCCCGGGCCTGGGATCGAGTGATGTCCTCCCGCAGGTTTCGGATGGTTTCGCTTTGGTCCAGGGCCAGGGCGTAACTTTTATTCAAGGTGATGGGTCCGCCCGACGGTTCGGCGGAACAAAGGCCCGCCCGGAGGGATAAGGCCATGGCGAAAGAGAAGGAGAAGATGGGGGGAAAGCGTTTCATAGGTCAGAACCCATGTCATTTTATTAAATAAGGAGGGGTTCCATCTGGTATAATGGGTCCTTCCGACGACCAAAAAACGATCCATTATCCCCATGGCCCTTTCCTCCCAACTGCTGGATACCTTGAACCCTCCCCAACGGGAGGCCGTGACCCATGGCGAGGGCCCCCTTCTGATCCTGGCCGGGGCGGGATCGGGGAAAACCCGCGTCATCACCTACCGCATCGCCCACCTCCTCTCCGAAGGGGTTCCGGCCTGGAACATTCTGGCCGTGACCTTCACCAACAAAGCCGCGGCCGAAATGCGCCATCGGGTCGACGAACTGGTGGGGGGAACCGGGCGCGGCGTGTGGATATCCACCTTCCATTCGTTTTGCGCGCAATTCCTTCGGGTGGAATCCAAGGTCGTGGGGTTGGATCCCCACTACGTCATTTATGACAACAGCGACCAGGTTCAGGTTTTAAAAGAGGTCCTCCGCGAACTGAAACTGGATGAGAAGAAATATAAACCGAACCAAGTGTTGAACGTGATCTCGCGGGCCAAAGACGATCTTTTGGACGCTGAATCCTACGCCATTCACGCCATGGCCCAAAATGACCCCTTCCGTCAAATGGTGGGGACGCTTTATAACCACTATCAAAAAAAGATGAACAAGGCGAATGCCTTGGATTTCGGGGACCTCATCCTCCGCACCACGGTGGCCCTTCGGGATTCGGAACCCCTACGGGCCAAATACCAAGCCCGCTTCCGCCACGTGATGGTGGACGAATACCAGGACACCAACCACGCCCAGTACCTGTTGGCCAAACACCTGGTGGCGCCGCCCAAAAACCTTTGTGTGGTGGGCGATGACGACCAGTCGATTTACGCCTTTCGCGGCGCGGATGTCCGAAACATCCTGGAATACGAACGGGACTATTCCGGGGCGAAGGTTGTTAAACTGGAGCAAAACTATCGCTCCCAACCCATCCTGACGGCCGCCCACAATGTGATCTCCCGCAACAAGTTCCGGAAAGACAAAAAGCTCTGGACGGAAAAGGCGGAGGGGGACCCCGTTCGGTTTCAAGAGTTCGCTGACGAGCTGGAAGAGGCGGGGTTCATCGCGCGGGAATCCGCCGGTTACCTGGCCGCCGGCCGGCGGCGGTCGGACATCGCCGTTTTTTACCGCACCAACGCCCAGTCCCGGGTTTTGGAAGACGCCTTCCGCCGAGAAAACATTACTTATACCTTGGTGGGAAGCGTGCGTTTCTACGAGCGCATGGAAGTCAAAGACGTCCTCTCCTACCTGCGCGTCGCGGTGAATCCCGCCGATTCGGTGGCGGTCAAGCGGATCATCAATGTTCCCACCCGGGGAATCGGGAAAACCACGGTGCTGGCCTTGGAAATGAACGCCGCCACGAAAGGCGTGAGTTTTTATGAAGCGGCCATGGATATGGCCCAACATCCGGAAACCCCCGCCGGAGCCCGGGGAAATTTAAACAAGTTTTTGGATGTCATGAAGGCGCTCCGCGCCGCCGTGCCCACGGCCACCGCCTCCCAAATGGTCCAAACGGTTCTGGAGTCGGCGGGCTACTGGGCCCATTGGGAGGAACAAACCAGTTCCGATCCCGAAGCCGCCCATCGCTTGGACAACCTACAGGAACTGGTGAACGCCGCCAAGGAGTTCGAGGAGACCAACGAAGACAAGACCGTGGCGTCCTTTCTGGAAAAGGTCTCCCTGGCCTCGGGGTTGGACGCCTTAAAAGAGGACGGGGGCGCCGTGACGCTCATGACCGTCCACCTGGCCAAGGGACTGGAATTTCCCGTGGTCTACGTCACCGGTTTGGAGGAGGGCCTCTTCCCCATCGGAGAATCCGCTTTTGACGAGAAAGAGCTGGAGGAAGAACGGCGCCTGGCCTACGTGGCCATCACCCGCGCCCGCGACATATTGACCCTCACCGCCGCCGCCTCGCGGAAAATCTACGGCCGCTCCCATTGGAACGTTCCGTCCCGTTTTGTGACGGAGGCCGGTTTGATCGAGGCCCCGTCGCCCCGGTCCGCCCCACCGGCCAGGGCCCCTTGGGGTCAAACGCCGGGCGTGTTTTCCGCGCCGTCCCGGGGAGGAACGAACGCGCCGATCCCTGTCGGTTCGTTCGATCCGGACGAGGAAACCGGCGTGCCAACCCCCGCCATGTCCAGCGGTCCCCATCCCCTTCGGGTGGGCCAACGGGTCCGCCACCCCATGTTCGGCGACGGAAAAATTTTGGACAAGGCCGGCACCGGCGAGAACGTGAAAGTCACCGTCCTTTTCGATTCCGGCGCCCGCAAACAAATCCTCGCCCGCTACGCCAACTTCGAACCGGCGTAAAGCCGAAAAGCCTTACAATGGGTGGAAGTTTTTTTCTTAAATGACATTCGTTTAAACTTCATCGGAGGGTGTGATGATTCCACTGGAATTCACGGAAACC is a genomic window containing:
- a CDS encoding TolC family protein, producing MKRFPPIFSFSFAMALSLRAGLCSAEPSGGPITLNKSYALALDQSETIRNLREDITRSQARARASLGGAFPQVRWNWGDTWQDGSGTGGNNFGGFLEKNQVESKFTLEQTLFSGLKEFSAWSGFQKQEARDRWTLRYAELQLFDRVAGAFYDVVGLEAALENSETSVALAGDRTKELKSFLRLGKSREGEVFSAESQLAALNAIRVRLRGQIRVARENLSFLVGQEIGSIPLEDSLDGTTSETLPAFLSQAEKRPDLEAQRQEVLAQHLRVRYEKGSFWPTAGLRGNYYTQRPAFFEPIDWDLLLSLSVPLYQGGTVSARVKEAKSGLEQAQQTLGHMERQVRTDVKKSFESWTASREEAQALEEAYGASQKSYEAQRREYRLGLVTNLDVLNAMNLMQAAKRAWIDARVEVKRRYVALIISTGALP
- a CDS encoding UvrD-helicase domain-containing protein, which encodes MALSSQLLDTLNPPQREAVTHGEGPLLILAGAGSGKTRVITYRIAHLLSEGVPAWNILAVTFTNKAAAEMRHRVDELVGGTGRGVWISTFHSFCAQFLRVESKVVGLDPHYVIYDNSDQVQVLKEVLRELKLDEKKYKPNQVLNVISRAKDDLLDAESYAIHAMAQNDPFRQMVGTLYNHYQKKMNKANALDFGDLILRTTVALRDSEPLRAKYQARFRHVMVDEYQDTNHAQYLLAKHLVAPPKNLCVVGDDDQSIYAFRGADVRNILEYERDYSGAKVVKLEQNYRSQPILTAAHNVISRNKFRKDKKLWTEKAEGDPVRFQEFADELEEAGFIARESAGYLAAGRRRSDIAVFYRTNAQSRVLEDAFRRENITYTLVGSVRFYERMEVKDVLSYLRVAVNPADSVAVKRIINVPTRGIGKTTVLALEMNAATKGVSFYEAAMDMAQHPETPAGARGNLNKFLDVMKALRAAVPTATASQMVQTVLESAGYWAHWEEQTSSDPEAAHRLDNLQELVNAAKEFEETNEDKTVASFLEKVSLASGLDALKEDGGAVTLMTVHLAKGLEFPVVYVTGLEEGLFPIGESAFDEKELEEERRLAYVAITRARDILTLTAAASRKIYGRSHWNVPSRFVTEAGLIEAPSPRSAPPARAPWGQTPGVFSAPSRGGTNAPIPVGSFDPDEETGVPTPAMSSGPHPLRVGQRVRHPMFGDGKILDKAGTGENVKVTVLFDSGARKQILARYANFEPA